The segment ACAGAGCGCAGGAAGACCAGATCGTAGGCCACGGACCGGAAGGGGATGAAGTCGAGCCCGTAGGCGGCCGCCACGGCGGCCGTGGTGATGCCGGCGTGGGCCTGGCCCCGGGCCACGGCCCGGGCCACCTCCAAATGGTCCGCGGCCTGCCGGTCGAAGCCGGCCACCGCCGCCGGGGGAATCCCGGCGACCGCCAGGCTCTGCTCCAGCAGCGCCCGGCACCCGGCTCCCGGCTCCCGGTTGACCACCACCACGCCGGGGCGGGCCAGGTCGGCGACGCCCCGCAGGCCCAGGGGGTTGCCCGGCGCCACCACCAGGCCCTCCTCCCACACCCCCAACCGGACGACCACGGCCTCCAGGCCCTCCAGCACCGCCCGGATCAGGGGCAGGTTGTCGGGCTCGCCGGCGGAACCGGCCAGGTGGACCCCGGCCCCGTGGACCATCCCCGCCCGTAAAAGCTCCAGCGCCTGCCGGCTGTTGGCCGGGATGCGGTGCAGGGTCACCCCGTACCGGCCCGCCCCCAGGGCGCGGGACCACAGGGAGAGCTCGGGAGCGCAGCCGGCGATGAGGATGCTCCGGGCCAGGTCGCCCGGGGGTTCCAAAAGGGCGGCCCGCCACCGGCCGCCCGCTCCGGGGCCCGGGGCCGGCCCGCCGCCGGCGGGCGCCAGCAGCCGGGCCCCGGCCGGCACCAGCCCCGGGGTGAAGGCGCCGTCGCCCTGGAGCAGGTGGCCCACCCAGCGCCCGCCCACCCGCCCCACCAGAATCCGGGCTCCGGCTCCGGCCGGGACCGGCCCCCCATCCCGGTCCTGCCGGGGGGTGGCCAGGGCCGTGGCCGGTGCCAGTTCGACCACCATCTCGGGTGCCGGCTCGTCGAGGCGGAACAGGTCTTCCACCCGGCAGCCCAGGGCGCGGGCCAGGCGCATGGCCACGGCCAGCGAGGGGGTCATCCGCCCGGCCTCGATGGCGCCGATGGCCTGGCGGGACACGCCGGCCCGGACGGCCAGCTCCCGCTGGCTGAGCCCCAGGCGCCGGCGGGCCTCCCGCAGGCGGCTGGCGACACCCTCGCGGCCTGGCCGGGCCCGGCCGCGAGCCTCCG is part of the Thermaerobacter subterraneus DSM 13965 genome and harbors:
- a CDS encoding substrate-binding domain-containing protein, whose translation is MTGRWNRRDHPDRPSRRPLHRPGDQPAPDGGAPGRRDGEAGPEARGRARPGREGVASRLREARRRLGLSQRELAVRAGVSRQAIGAIEAGRMTPSLAVAMRLARALGCRVEDLFRLDEPAPEMVVELAPATALATPRQDRDGGPVPAGAGARILVGRVGGRWVGHLLQGDGAFTPGLVPAGARLLAPAGGGPAPGPGAGGRWRAALLEPPGDLARSILIAGCAPELSLWSRALGAGRYGVTLHRIPANSRQALELLRAGMVHGAGVHLAGSAGEPDNLPLIRAVLEGLEAVVVRLGVWEEGLVVAPGNPLGLRGVADLARPGVVVVNREPGAGCRALLEQSLAVAGIPPAAVAGFDRQAADHLEVARAVARGQAHAGITTAAVAAAYGLDFIPFRSVAYDLVFLRSVLDEPAVQALLGSLGDAWVRRQLAALGGFDTSATGTVTARIPLMLESPGP